A stretch of DNA from Amylolactobacillus amylophilus DSM 20533 = JCM 1125:
GCTTTTCAGAAAACACTAGGCTTGCTCGAGGGCTCATACGCTCTGATGCTCGTTGATAAGGAGAACGAAGAGCAGCTCTACGTGGCTAAGAATAAGAGTCCGATGCTGATTGGCCTAGCTAATGGTTATAACATTGTCGCCTCAGACGCACTGGCGACCTTTGACGTGACAGACCAATACCTTGAATTGCATGATGGCGATTTTGCCGTTGTGACCAAGACGACTGTCTCTGTCTTTGATCAGGACGGCCAAGATGTGCACCGCGCTCCCATCACGATCAAGATCGACCATGCCGCTGCCACAAAAGGTACGTATGATACATTTATGCTCAAGGAGATTGATGAGCAACCTGCTGTCTTGCGACGGATCAGCCAGCATTATTTGGCTAACAATAGCAGTATTAACGTTCCCGCTGAGCTCCTCCAGTTAATGGCCCAGGCTGATCGGTTCTACTTCGTGGCGGCCGGTACGAGTTACCACGCAAGTCTAGTTGGTAAACGACTATTTGAAAAGTACACGAAGAAACCCGTTGAGGTCGGCGTAGCAAGCGAATTTGGTTATCACTGGCCGTTATTGTCGCAGAAGCCATTCTTTATTTTTCTCTCTCAAAGTGGGGAAACCGCAGATAGCCGTCAAGTCTTGGTTGAAGCGAAGAAGAGGGGGTTAAGCACGCTGGTCTTGACTAATGTGGTTAACTCGACGTTGGCCCGGGAAGCGGACTTTCACCTGCCGCTACTTGCGGGACCAGAAATTGCTGTGGCCTCAACTAAAGCATATACAGCACAGATTGCTGTCGAAGCGGTTTTGGCAAAAGCATTGGGAGTTCAGTTACAAGAACGTTTAGCAGTTGAGTGGGATCTACAGCAGCAATTGAGTTTGGCGGCGGTCGGAATTGATCGGGTGTTAGCCGAGAAGGATAAATTTGCTGCATTAACAAAAGAGTACCTGACGGACCAGGAACACGCATTTTACCTGGGCCGTGGCATCGACTACGATGTTAGTCTAGAGGCTGCACTCAAATTGAAGGAAATTTCGTACGTCCATACGGAGGGATTCGCCGCTGGCGAGTTGAAGCACGGCACCATTGCACTCATCGAGGACCGCGTCCCAGCCATTTTCTTCATTACCGAGAAATTGACGGCGTCTCATACCAGGGGTAATGTGCAAGAGGTTAAGGCACGCGGCGGCAACGTAGTGGTCGTTAGTACCGAGGAGACCAAGGGAAGCGGAGACCAATTCGTGCTGCCAACTTTGACGCCGGAGTTGATGCCGTTGTTGACTGGTGTTGTTGGGCAATTGATTGCATACTTCTCGACACTGCAACGTGGTCTAAATGTCGACCAACCACGTAATTTGGCCAAAAGTGTAACAGTTGAATAATCTGACAAAGAAATAAGGTACAGTCAACTCGACTGTACCTTATTTACTTCTGGTTCATTTGGCATCGAGATTGACGCGCTCGATTTGCGTGGTAATCTCCGCACCATTTGTGATGGTATCGGCGACGGGACAATAGTGATCAACAAATTTAATGAATTCGGCAATCTCTGCATCTGTGTTATTTGCGTCAATTTGGTAAGTACACCAGATCTTTGGTAATCCCGGACGAATACTATCGTCTTGAGCGAGGTACCCTCTACGATCTAGCTCGCCGTCGACAGTGACGCTGATACCGTTTAACTTGATACCGAAACGGTGAGCGAAACTTTTAGCCATGATGATTTTACAACCACCGACAGCCGAAAGTAAGGTTTCCACCGGCGTGATACCCGAATTGAGACCACCCGGGGTCTCCGTGGGTTCATCGAGCATGAGCTCGTGGTCACGGACATTAATTCGAACTTGATAGCCGCGTACACTTGTTGCAACGGCCTTTGAGTGTGATATGGACATAACTATAACCTCCATTCTCTGTGCTGTAAGCTTATCATTTTTTAATAATGATGGGGTAATAATCAGACATGAAGATACCGCAGACACAAAAAATAGGCCTAAAATTGGGCCTATTTTTAAAATGGTTGAAGTTAACTAATTATCTATCTAAACCGATATTATAATCTTCATCGCTCATTGCGGTTACGTGACCAAATAGATAGCCATTTCCGACCTGCGAGAAGAAATCGTGGTTACTGGTACCAGTTGAGAGGCCATTCATGACAATTGGATTGACGTCGTCAGCGGTGTCTGGGAAGAGGGGATTCTGACCGAGGTTCATGAGTGCCTTGTTGGCGTTATAACGCATGAAGGTTTTTACCTCTTCTGTCCAGCCAATCCCGTCGTATAACGTCTCGGCGTACTTCTCCTCGTTCTCATATAACCTGTAGAGGAGATCATACATCCAGTCCGCGATTTCGGTCTGCTTATCCTCGGATAACTCGTTGAAACCGAGTTGGAATTTGTAACCAATATAGGTGCCGTGGACTGACTCATCACGGATAATCAACTTGATAATTTCTGCGACGTTCGCAAGTTTGTTGTTTCCAAGATAGTAGAGCGGCGTGTAGAAACCAGAGTAGAAGAGGAAGGTTTCTAGAAAGACGCTAGCAATTTTTTTCTGCAAAGGCTCGCCATTTTGATACAGGTCGTTGATAATCTCAGCTTTGGTCTGTAAGTATTCGTTATGGTCAGTCCAATCGAAGATTTCCTCGATTTCCGAGTCCGTATTTAACGTACTGAAGATTGAGGAATAACTTTTAGCATGGACCGATTCCATGAATTGAATATTATTAAAACACGCAATTTCGTGCTGTGTCCGTGCGTCCTTTCGCAGTTGGTCATTACCGTCCTGTGATTGAAGGGTGTCAAGGAGTGTCAAGCCACCGAAAACGTGGCCGACCAAGTTCTTCTCCTCTGGCGTTAAGGTGCGCCAATCGTCAAGGTCATTCGACAAGG
This window harbors:
- the glmS gene encoding glutamine--fructose-6-phosphate transaminase (isomerizing), whose protein sequence is MCGIVGTIGTSQSKNILLKGLERLEYRGYDSAGIFLSEDGSDELVKSVGKIADLEEQIAPEMSGTMGIAHTRWATHGQPSIENAHPQFSTSERFYLVHNGVISNFTQLKEQELAGTTFVSQTDTEVIVQLIAKFVEQDGLTTLAAFQKTLGLLEGSYALMLVDKENEEQLYVAKNKSPMLIGLANGYNIVASDALATFDVTDQYLELHDGDFAVVTKTTVSVFDQDGQDVHRAPITIKIDHAAATKGTYDTFMLKEIDEQPAVLRRISQHYLANNSSINVPAELLQLMAQADRFYFVAAGTSYHASLVGKRLFEKYTKKPVEVGVASEFGYHWPLLSQKPFFIFLSQSGETADSRQVLVEAKKRGLSTLVLTNVVNSTLAREADFHLPLLAGPEIAVASTKAYTAQIAVEAVLAKALGVQLQERLAVEWDLQQQLSLAAVGIDRVLAEKDKFAALTKEYLTDQEHAFYLGRGIDYDVSLEAALKLKEISYVHTEGFAAGELKHGTIALIEDRVPAIFFITEKLTASHTRGNVQEVKARGGNVVVVSTEETKGSGDQFVLPTLTPELMPLLTGVVGQLIAYFSTLQRGLNVDQPRNLAKSVTVE
- a CDS encoding OsmC family protein, yielding MSISHSKAVATSVRGYQVRINVRDHELMLDEPTETPGGLNSGITPVETLLSAVGGCKIIMAKSFAHRFGIKLNGISVTVDGELDRRGYLAQDDSIRPGLPKIWCTYQIDANNTDAEIAEFIKFVDHYCPVADTITNGAEITTQIERVNLDAK
- the nrdF gene encoding class 1b ribonucleoside-diphosphate reductase subunit beta: MVETYYKSINWNAIEDQVDKATWEKLTEQFWLDTRIPLSNDLDDWRTLTPEEKNLVGHVFGGLTLLDTLQSQDGNDQLRKDARTQHEIACFNNIQFMESVHAKSYSSIFSTLNTDSEIEEIFDWTDHNEYLQTKAEIINDLYQNGEPLQKKIASVFLETFLFYSGFYTPLYYLGNNKLANVAEIIKLIIRDESVHGTYIGYKFQLGFNELSEDKQTEIADWMYDLLYRLYENEEKYAETLYDGIGWTEEVKTFMRYNANKALMNLGQNPLFPDTADDVNPIVMNGLSTGTSNHDFFSQVGNGYLFGHVTAMSDEDYNIGLDR